The following are encoded together in the Carassius auratus strain Wakin chromosome 34, ASM336829v1, whole genome shotgun sequence genome:
- the LOC113052992 gene encoding R3H domain-containing protein 1-like isoform X9 produces the protein MRMSDSETMNGSSADEGQLHTSQSQPHEENCSADRTEAQDGDHIKVSQTFDKEELPLAADEDDADRSANKMEKTPRKMLSRDSSQEYKDSTGIDLHGFLVNTLKNIPRDRVMLLQLEQDILDFISNNESQRRKFPPMTSYHRMLLHRVAAYFGLEHNVDQTGKCVIINRTSSTRIPDQKFSEHIKDVKMDELQKRFILKRDNSSTDRDDSVMRMKLKEDRRSKSIEEREEEYQRARERIFSDGLDTFPLDKRIQEDEVCNSIQQRRQIFRLKDSRSGNSLQSSSENDGQCSEPRPWSSTDSDSSNLSLKPSVTKASSFSSFSGVPVLSRGDSSSSSKSTGRLSNTGSDSCSSVGSSTGSLSRPQPPPAAAALRQPPAFSSVSASSRVSYEPPASTASASYYLLPLEAAGIPAGSLLVNTHTGQPFLNPDGSAVVYSPSVTSQASRCQSSVAPPPAAQHTNHVMAQPLWSVQPPPQSYPPVQPFTLQDSLSAQFGHMMLVQQASGDGRDAHAVVYPPPHQTGYVMSSPAVSTVSQQQQQQQMPACYCSPGQFPVSGQQYRPVGSVVYSGQSQMPPAATQPPGYQTVMPSQQQSHQNMIQTQTQHSSVGHQLQGMMVQYPPAPAYQASVPQQTYQQPVQVYYSILPPNQQNTGSSSVGLLSPPGAQQMSYHRTSPPSGSQHCSGAPPPAAGSMVMMHLALPPSHPALQWKHNRCYSSSHSRSQKPSDVCGLEPSPSSPQLGSSSSPTQSHTQTHLSNVMNIRPSLNTVPIMPHFSRSLVSAQGDLRCPLLGHTLQIHPPLLQAPPMVSSQAPTGVRPVGRGRRTPRRALSSDLS, from the exons ATGAGGATGTCTGATTCTGAGACTATGAACGGCTCGAGCGCAGATGAAGGCCAGCTCCACACGTCACAGAGCCAGCCGCACGAGGAGAACTGCAGCGCTGACCGGACTGAGGCGCAG GATGGAGATCATATTAAAGTCTCGCAGACGTTTGACAAAGAAGAATTGCCTCTTGCTGCAGACGAGGATGATGCAGACAGAAGTGCCAACAAGATGGAGAAAACACCACGCAAGATGCTGTCCAGAG ATTCCAGTCAGGAATACAAGGACTCCACGGGGATCGACCTGCACGGGTTCCTGGTGAACACGCTGAAGAACATTCCCAG GGACAGAGTGATGCTGCTGCAGCTGGAGCAGGACATCCTCGACTTCATCAGTAATAATGA GAGTCAGAGGAGGAAGTTTCCGCCCATGACCTCCTATCACCGGATGCTCCTGCACCGAGTCGCTGCTTACTTCGGCTTAGAACACAACGTGGACCAGACCGGCAAATGTGTGATCATCAACAGAACCAGCAGTACACGGAT ACCAGATCAGAAGTTTTCAGAACACATCAAAGACGTCAAGATGGATGAACTCCAGAAGCGCTTCATCTTAAAAAGGGACAACTCCAGCACAGACAGAGACGACAGTGTG ATGCGCATGAAGCTGAAGGAGGACAGGAGGAGCAAGTCCATCGAGGAGCGAGAGGAGGAGTATCAGAGAGCCAGAGAGAGGATCTTCTCTGAT GGTTTAGACACCTTCCCGCTGGATAAAAG GATTCAGGAGGACGAGGTGTGTAACAGCATCCAGCAGAGACGGCAGATCTTCAG GCTGAAGGACAGTCGGTCAGGGAACAGCCTCCAGAGCAGCTCGGAGAACGATGGTCAGTGTTCAGAGCCGCGGCCGTGGAGCAGCACTGATTCAGACAGCTCTAACCTCAGCCTGAAGCCCAGCGTGACCAAAGCCAGCAGCTTCAGCAGCTTCAGCGGCGTCCCGGTCCTGAGCCGTGGAGACAGCTCCAGCAGCAGCAAGAGCACGGGACGCCTCTCCAACACCG GTTCGGACTCTTGTAGTAGTGTAGGATCGTCCACAGGGTCGCTCTCTCGACCCCAGCCTCCTCCAGCTGCCGCGGCTCTAAGGCAGCCTCCGGCCTTCTCCTCTGTCAGCGCTAGCAGCCGTGTCTCCTATGAGCCGCCAGCATCCACGGCTAGCGCTAGCTACTATCTGCTTCCGCTGGAAGCTGCAGGGATACCGGCCGGAAGTCTCCtggtcaacacacacacag GTCAGCCGTTCCTGAACCCTGACGGCAGTGCTGTCGTCTACAGTCCCAGCGTGACCTCACAGGCCTCCAGGTGTCAATCATCTGTAGCTCCGCCTCCAGCCGCTCAGCACACCAATCACGTCATGGCTCAG CCTCTCTGGTCTGTCCAGCCACCGCCACAGTCTTACCCACCGGTCCAGCCCTTCACTCTG CAGGACAGTCTGAGCGCTCAGTTCGGTCACATGATGCTGGTCCAGCAGGCCTCGGGTGACGGCCGTGACGCTCATGCTGTCGTTTATCCACCTCCGCATCAGACGGGATACGTGATGTCCTCGCCAGCCGTGTCCACCGTcagccagcagcagcagcagcag CAGATGCCGGCGTGTTACTGTTCACCCGGACAGTTCCCGGTGTCTGGACAGCAGTATCGGCCCGTGGGTTCAGTGGTGTACAGCGGTCAGAGTCAGATGCCTCCTGCAGCCACGCAGCCGCCAG gGTACCAGACTGTGATGCCAAGCCAGCAGCAGAGCCACCAGAACATGATCCAGACCCAGACCCAGCACAGCAGTGTGGGGCATCAGCTGCAAGGCATGATGGTCCAGTATCCTCCAGCGCCAGCTTATCAG gcgtcTGTGCCTCAGCAGACGTATCAGCAGCCCGTCCAGGTGTATTACAGCATCCTTCCTCCCAACCAGCAGAACACcggcag ctcctCCGTGGGGCTCCTGTCTCCTCCAGGAGCGCAGCAGATGTCCTACCACCGCACCTCGCCCCCCTCCGGCTCGCAACACTGCTCAG gAGCTCCGCCCCCGGCCGCAGGCTCCATGGTGATGATGCACCTGGCGTTACCTCCGTCTCATCCAGcgctgcagtggaaacacaacaGATGCTACAGCTCCAGTCACTCTCGCTCACAGAAGCCCAGCGATGTCTGCGGTCTGGAGCCGTCACCA AGCAGTCCTCAGCTGGGAAGCTCGTCCTCACCGACtcagtctcacacacagacacacctcaGCAACGTAATGAACATCCGTCCCAGTCTCAACACTGTTCCCATCATGCCTCACTTCTCCAGATCCTTGGTGTCAGCACAAG GTGACCTGCGCTGCCCTCTGCTGGGACACACGCTTCAGATCCACCCCCCCTTACTTCAAGCCCCGCCCATGGTGTCCAGTCAG gctccGACGGGGGTCCGGCCCGTGGGTCGAGGCAGGAGGACTCCGAGGAGAGCGCTGTCTTCAGATCTCAGT TGA